Below is a window of Longimicrobiaceae bacterium DNA.
GGGGCCGGGCGGCGGGCAGTGGGGCGGGGGAGCGGGGCCGGGCCGCGGGCGGGTGTTCGGGCACGGGGACCTGAAGTACGTCATCCTCAGCCTCCTGGCCGAGAAGCCGCGCCACGGCTACGAGATCATCAAGGAGCTGGAGGAGCGGGTGGGCGGCGCGTACTCGCCCAGCCCCGGCACGGTGTACCCCACGCTGGCGCTGCTCGAAGACCTGGGCTACGCCGCCGCCCGTACGGAAGAGGGCAACCGCAAGGTCTACGAGATCACCGACGAAGGCCGCCGCCACCTTGCCGAGAACCGGTCGATCGTGGACGACATCTTCGGCCGCGTCGAGGAGATGGGCTCCTTCGTCTTCGGCGAGGGGATGGCGGGCCTGGGCAGCGCGTTCGGCGCGCTGAGCAAGGCGACCTTCCGCAACGCCATGCGCCGCCAGGGCGACCAGCAGTGGCTCGCCCGCGT
It encodes the following:
- a CDS encoding PadR family transcriptional regulator — protein: MFGAWDCGPRGRRGPGFIGTFWAGPGGGQWGGGAGPGRGRVFGHGDLKYVILSLLAEKPRHGYEIIKELEERVGGAYSPSPGTVYPTLALLEDLGYAAARTEEGNRKVYEITDEGRRHLAENRSIVDDIFGRVEEMGSFVFGEGMAGLGSAFGALSKATFRNAMRRQGDQQWLARVREILERAAREIEGLDQA